One part of the Arabidopsis thaliana chromosome 4, partial sequence genome encodes these proteins:
- a CDS encoding Subtilase family protein (Subtilase family protein; FUNCTIONS IN: identical protein binding, serine-type endopeptidase activity; INVOLVED IN: proteolysis, negative regulation of catalytic activity; LOCATED IN: endomembrane system; CONTAINS InterPro DOMAIN/s: Protease-associated PA (InterPro:IPR003137), Proteinase inhibitor, propeptide (InterPro:IPR009020), Peptidase S8/S53, subtilisin/kexin/sedolisin (InterPro:IPR000209), Peptidase S8, subtilisin-related (InterPro:IPR015500), Proteinase inhibitor I9, subtilisin propeptide (InterPro:IPR010259), Peptidase S8/S53, subtilisin, active site (InterPro:IPR022398); BEST Arabidopsis thaliana protein match is: Subtilase family protein (TAIR:AT4G10520.1); Has 30201 Blast hits to 17322 proteins in 780 species: Archae - 12; Bacteria - 1396; Metazoa - 17338; Fungi - 3422; Plants - 5037; Viruses - 0; Other Eukaryotes - 2996 (source: NCBI BLink).), whose product MSKTIILLAFFLSIVLNVQISFVVAESKVYVVYLGEKEHDNPESVTESHHQMLWSLLGSKEAVLDSIVYSYRHGFSGFAAKLTESQAQQISELPEVVQVIPNTLYEMTTTRTWDYLGVSPGNSDSLLQKANMGYNVIVGVIDTGVWPESEMFNDKGYGPIPSRWKGGCESGELFNGSIHCNRKLIGAKYFIDANNAQFGVLNKTENPDYLSPRDFNGHGTHVASTIGGSFLPNVSYLGLGRGTARGGAPGVHIAVYKACWVQRGCSGADVLKAMDEAIHDGVDILSLSLQTSVPLFPETDARELTSVGAFHAVAKGIPVVAAASNAGPTAQTLSNVAPWVLTVAATTQDRSFPTAITLGNNITILGQAIFGGSELGFVGLTYPESPLSGDCEKLSANPKSAMEGKVVLCFAASTPSNAAITAVINAGGLGLIMARNPTHLLRPLRNFPYVSVDFELGTDILFYIRSTRSPIVNIQASRTLFGQSVSTKVATFSSRGPNSVSPAILKLFLQIAINDGGFAMMSGTSMATPVVSGVVVLLKSLHPDWSPSAIKSAIVTTAWRTDPSGEPIFADGSSRKLADPFDYGGGLINPEKAVKPGLIYDMTTDDYVMYMCSVDYSDISISRVLGKITVCPNPKPSVLDLNLPSITIPNLRGEVTLTRTVTNVGPVNSVYKVVIDPPTGVNVAVTPTELVFDSTTTKRSFTVRVSTTHKVNTGYYFGSLTWTDTLHNVAIPVSVRTQILQRYYDEN is encoded by the exons ATGAGCAAAACCATAATTCTCTTGGCGTTTTTTCTATCTATAGTTTTGAATGTGCAGATCAGTTTCGTCGTTGCTGAGAGCAAG GTTTATGTAGTTTACTTGGGAGAGAAGGAACATGACAATCCTGAGTCTGTCACTGAATCTCACCATCAGATGTTGTGGTCACTTCTTGGAAG CAAAGAGGCTGTCCTTGATTCAATAGTGTATAGTTACCGACACGGCTTTTCAGGCTTTGCAGCCAAGCTCACTGAGTCCCAAGCACAGCAAATTTCTG AACTGCCTGAAGTAGTACAAGTCATACCAAATACATTATACGAAatgacaacaacaagaacttGGGATTACTTAGGTGTATCTCCGGGAAATTCAGATAGTCTCCTACAAAAGGCCAACATGGGGTACAATGTAATCGTTGGAGTCATCGACACAG GAGTGTGGCCAGAATCTGAAATGTTTAATGACAAAGGTTATGGACCAATACCAAGCCGTTGGAAAGGCGGCTGCGAATCTGGCGAACTTTTCAATGGCTCCATTCATTGCAACAGAAAGCTGATAGGAGCAAAATACTTTATTGATGCCAACAATGCCCAATTTGGAGTCttgaacaaaacagagaacccGGACTACCTTTCCCCAAGAGACTTTAACGGTCATGGCACGCATGTTGCCTCGACTATTGGTGGTTCTTTTCTGCCTAATGTAAGCTACTTAGGCCTCGGACGAGGAACCGCAAGAGGCGGTGCGCCCGGTGTTCATATAGCTGTTTATAAGGCATGCTGGGTTCAAAGAGGGTGTTCGGGAGCTGATGTCTTAAAAGCAATGGATGAAGCTATCCATGATGGTGTTGATATTTTGTCACTCTCTTTGCAGACTAGTGTTCCTTTATTTCCTGAAACCGATGCGAGGGAGCTTACCTCCGTGGGAGCATTCCATGCGGTCGCAAAGGGGATTCCTGTTGTAGCTGCAGCTAGTAATGCTGGCCCCACGGCTCAGACCCTTTCGAATGTAGCTCCTTGGGTCTTGACAGTGGCTGCAACCACTCAAGACCGTTCTTTTCCTACAGCCATAACACTTGGGAACAATATAACAATActg GGTCAAGCAATATTTGGCGGTTCAGAACTCGGTTTTGTTGGTCTTACTTATCCAGAGAGTCCACTTTCAGG TGACTGCGAGAAGCTCTCTGCCAATCCCAAGAGTGCAATGGAAGGAAAAGTTGTGTTGTGTTTCGCAGCATCTACACCGTCAAATGCTGCTATAACCGCAGTAATAAATGCTGGTGGTCTTGGGTTAATCATGGCAAGAAATCCGACCCACTTGCTTCGTCCACTTCGTAACTTTCCATATGTTTCCGTAGATTTCGAGCTCGGGACCgacattttgttttacataCGCTCCACAAG atcACCCATTGTAAACATACAAGCTTCAAGAACACTTTTTGGACAATCCGTGTCGACCAAGGTAGCAACTTTCTCATCAAGAGGACCTAATTCAGTCTCTCCAGCGATTCTTAAG CTATTTCTCCAAATAGCTATAAATGATGGAGGTTTTGCTATGATGTCAGGGACATCAATGGCTACTCCTGTTGTTTCAGGAGTTGTAGTGCTCCTCAAATCATTACATCCTGATTGGTCTCCTTCTGCTATCAAATCAGCTATTGTTACCACAG CTTGGAGAACTGATCCATCAGGAGAGCCAATATTCGCAGACGGGTCAAGCCGCAAGCTAGCTGATCCGTTTGATTACGGAGGAGGACTCATAAATCCAGAGAAAGCTGTAAAACCAGGTCTCATATACGACATGACAACAGATGACTACGTTATGTACATGTGCTCTGTTGATTACAGTGACATTTCCATTTCTCGAGTCCTCGGAAAAATAACTGTCTGTCCTAATCCCAAACCTTCTGTTCTTGATCTAAATTTGCCTTCCATCACAATTCCAAACCTTAGAGGCGAAGTCACTCTCACAAGAACCGTCACTAACGTTGGACCCGTTAACTCGGTGTACAAGGTTGTAATCGATCCTCCAACAGGCGTTAACGTGGCTGTTACGCCAACGGAACTAGTGTTCGACTCTACTACTACAAAGCGATCTTTCACTGTTCGGGTCTCGACTACACACAAAGTAAACACTGGTTACTATTTTGGAAGCTTGACTTGGACCGATACTCTGCACAATGTAGCCATTCCAGTTTCTGTAAGAACACAAATCTTGCAACGATACTACGACGAAAACTGA
- a CDS encoding Subtilase family protein (Subtilase family protein; FUNCTIONS IN: identical protein binding, serine-type endopeptidase activity; INVOLVED IN: proteolysis, negative regulation of catalytic activity; LOCATED IN: endomembrane system; CONTAINS InterPro DOMAIN/s: Protease-associated PA (InterPro:IPR003137), Proteinase inhibitor, propeptide (InterPro:IPR009020), Peptidase S8/S53, subtilisin/kexin/sedolisin (InterPro:IPR000209), Peptidase S8, subtilisin-related (InterPro:IPR015500), Peptidase S8/S53, subtilisin, active site (InterPro:IPR022398), Proteinase inhibitor I9, subtilisin propeptide (InterPro:IPR010259); BEST Arabidopsis thaliana protein match is: Subtilase family protein (TAIR:AT4G10550.1); Has 30201 Blast hits to 17322 proteins in 780 species: Archae - 12; Bacteria - 1396; Metazoa - 17338; Fungi - 3422; Plants - 5037; Viruses - 0; Other Eukaryotes - 2996 (source: NCBI BLink).) has product MKSCRTLIFVAIILNGLSTFVAHAGAESKVHIVYLGEKQHDDPEFVTESHHRMLWSLLGSKEDAHSSMVHSYRHGFSGFAAKLTKSQAKKLADLPEVVHVTPDSFYQLDTTRTWDYLGLSVANPKNLLNDTNMGEEVIIGIVDSGVWPESEVFNDNGIGPVPSHWKGGCVSGENFTSSQCNKKLIGAKYFINGFLATHESFNSTESLDFISPRDRSGHGTHVATIAGGSYVPSISYKGLAGGTVRGGAPRARIAMYKACWYLDRFDINTCSSADILKAMDEAMHDGVDVLSLSIGYRFPYFPETDVRAVIATGAFHAVLKGITVVCSGGNSGPAAQTVGNTAPWILTVAATTLDRSFPTPITLGNNKLILGQAMYTGPELGFTSLVYPENPGNSNESFSGDCELLFFNSNHTMAGKVVLCFTTSTRYITVSSAVSYVKEAGGLGVIVARNPGDNLSPCEDDFPCVAVDYELGTDILLYIRSTGLPVVKIQPSKTLVGQPVGTKVADFSSRGPNSIEPAILKPDIAAPGVSILAATTTNKTFNDRGFIFLSGTSMAAPTISGVVALLKALHRDWSPAAIRSAIVTTAWRTDPFGEQIFAEGSPRKLADPFDYGGGLVNPEKAAKPGLVYDLGLEDYVLYMCSVGYNETSISQLVGKGTVCSNPKPSVLDFNLPSITIPNLKDEVTLTRTLTNVGQLESVYKVVIEPPIGIQVTVTPETLLFNSTTKRVSFKVKVSTTHKINTGYFFGSLTWSDSLHNVTIPLSVRTQILQNYYDEN; this is encoded by the exons atgAAGAGTTGCAgaaccttaatttttgtggCAATAATTCTCAACGGGCTGAGTACTTTCGTTGCACATGCCGGTGCTGAGAGCAAG GTTCACATAGTTTATTTGGGTGAGAAGCAGCACGATGATCCCGAGTTTGTCACGGAATCTCATCATCGGATGTTGTGGTCACTTCTTGGAAG TAAAGAGGATGCCCATAGTTCAATGGTCCATAGTTACCGACATGGCTTCTCGGGTTTTGCAGCCAAGCTTACCAAGTCCCAAGCCAAGAAGCTTGCag ATTTACCTGAAGTTGTTCACGTCACGCCGGATAGCTTCTACCAACTAGATACAACTCGGACTTGGGACTACTTAGGCCTTTCCGTCGCCAATCCTAAAAATCTTCTAAATGACACTAATATGGGTGAAGAAGTTATCATTGGCATTGTAGACTCAG GAGTTTGGCCAGAATCTGAAGTCTTTAATGACAATGGGATTGGACCAGTGCCAAGCCACTGGAAAGGAGGCTGTGTATCAGGAGAGAATTTCACTTCCTCTCAGTGCAACAAAAAGCTTATAGGAGCCAAATACTTCATCAATGGGTTTCTTGCGACGCACGAAAGCTTCAACTCCACAGAATCACTTGACTTTATTTCCCCTAGAGACCGTAGCGGACATGGCACGCATGTAGCCACCATAGCGGGTGGTTCCTACGTGCCTAGCATAAGCTACAAGGGGTTAGCTGGAGGGACTGTGAGAGGTGGGGCACCACGTGCTCGTATAGCGATGTACAAAGCTTGTTGGTATCTAGATCGTTTTGACATAAATACATGTTCATCTGCTGATATCTTGAAAGCTATGGATGAAGCTATGCATGATGGTGTTGATGTTTTGTCCTTGTCTATCGGCTATCGTTTTCCTTACTTCCCAGAAACTGATGTTCGCGCCGTGATAGCCACGGGAGCATTCCATGCTGTTTTAAAGGGTATCACAGTTGTTTGTTCGGGAGGTAACTCTGGTCCTGCGGCTCAGACTGTGGGAAACACGGCTCCATGGATTTTGACAGTGGCTGCAACTACTTTAGACCGATCTTTTCCCACACCTATCACACTTGGGAACAATAAACTGATATTG GGTCAAGCAATGTACACCGGTCCAGAACTTGGCTTCACTAGCTTGGTTTACCCAGAGAATCCAGGGAACAGCAACGAGAGTTTTTCTGG TGACTGTGAGCTTCTATTTTTCAACTCCAATCATACAATGGCGGGGAAAGTCGTGTTATGCTTCACAACATCAACACGTTACATCACTGTATCAAGTGCTGTGTCTTATGTGAAGGAAGCTGGTGGTCTTGGCGTAATTGTAGCAAGAAACCCCGGCGACAATCTTTCACCATGTGAAGATGATTTTCCTTGTGTTGCTGTTGACTACGAGCTTGGGACAGATATACTTTTATACATACGTTCCACAGG ATTACCTGTTGTGAAGATACAACCTTCTAAAACACTTGTTGGACAACCAGTGGGCACAAAGGTTGCAGATTTCTCATCAAGAGGACCTAATTCAATTGAGCCTGCCATCCTCAAA CCGGATATAGCAGCACCAGGAGTGAGCATATTAGCGGCTACAACTACCAATAAAACTTTCAACGACCGAGGATTCATTTTCTTGTCAGGGACATCAATGGCAGCTCCTACCATTTCAGGAGTTGTTGCTCTTCTCAAAGCTCTGCACCGTGATTGGTCTCCTGCTGCCATTAGATCAGCCATTGTCACCACAG CTTGGAGAACAGATCCATTTGGAGAGCAGATATTTGCAGAAGGGTCACCTCGGAAGCTAGCTGATCCGTTTGACTATGGTGGAGGCCTTGTGAATCCAGAGAAAGCTGCAAAACCTGGTCTTGTATATGACTTGGGACTTGAAGACTATGTTCTCTACATGTGCTCTGTTGGTTACAACGAGACATCAATCTCTCAACTTGTCGGAAAAGGAACAGTTTGTTCGAATCCCAAACCatctgttcttgattttaaCTTGCCTTCCATCACAATCCCAAACCTCAAAGATGAAGTCACTCTCACCAGAACCCTCACTAACGTTGGACAACTTGAGTCGGTCTATAAAGTTGTGATCGAGCCACCGATAGGCATTCAAGTGACTGTGACACCAGAGACGCTTCTGTTTAACTCTACAACCAAAAGGGTCTCTTTTAAAGTCAAAGTTTCGACCACACACAAAATCAACACAGGTTACTTCTTTGGAAGCTTGACTTGGAGTGACTCTCTACATAATGTGACCATTCCTCTCTCTGTGAGAACTCAAATTTTGCAGAACTACTACGATGAAAACTGA